A stretch of Victivallis lenta DNA encodes these proteins:
- a CDS encoding GNAT family N-acetyltransferase gives MQLETERLRILSLPQLKLRLEGMPRFEHEAMASPAELAEKIPSSCPWAANWQIIWKERNCSVGSAGFMNVPDETGEVEIRCGITPAFQRRGFMTEALRAIAAWALEQPGVTGVIAETEPENTASRRVLARCGFKPVSATRWRRLGPAEITYRELPAGEIETGLFASFNRYQEVKRCRRRENGRNVLKEIAFTEQWSAEDYRLLAEALRGAVAAGGAVFGAFDGKNLIGFASLENRPRGSRNQYLQLSNLHVSAEYRGRGIGRLLFRAACRRAAELRAERLYISAHSAEETQAFYRALNCTEAEELMPDLFELEPCDCHLEFRLSPGRA, from the coding sequence ATGCAGCTGGAAACCGAACGCCTCAGAATCCTGTCGCTGCCGCAGTTGAAACTCCGGCTCGAAGGGATGCCCCGCTTCGAGCACGAAGCGATGGCCTCCCCGGCGGAGCTCGCGGAGAAAATTCCGTCCTCCTGCCCGTGGGCCGCCAATTGGCAGATCATCTGGAAGGAGCGGAACTGCTCCGTCGGCAGCGCCGGTTTCATGAACGTGCCGGACGAAACCGGAGAAGTTGAAATCCGCTGCGGCATCACCCCGGCATTCCAGCGGCGGGGATTCATGACCGAAGCCCTGCGCGCGATTGCGGCGTGGGCATTGGAACAGCCCGGCGTCACCGGCGTCATCGCGGAAACCGAACCGGAAAACACGGCCTCGCGCCGTGTGCTCGCCCGGTGCGGCTTCAAGCCGGTTTCCGCGACGCGCTGGCGCCGGCTCGGACCGGCGGAGATTACGTACCGGGAACTCCCGGCCGGAGAGATCGAAACAGGGCTTTTCGCCTCCTTCAACCGCTATCAGGAGGTGAAACGGTGCCGGCGGAGGGAAAACGGCCGCAACGTCCTGAAGGAGATCGCTTTTACAGAGCAATGGAGCGCGGAGGATTACCGGCTTCTCGCGGAAGCTCTGCGCGGCGCCGTCGCCGCCGGCGGCGCGGTTTTCGGCGCGTTCGACGGAAAAAACCTGATCGGTTTCGCCTCGCTGGAGAACCGGCCCCGCGGCTCCCGAAATCAATATCTGCAGCTCTCGAACCTTCACGTATCGGCCGAATATCGCGGGCGCGGCATCGGCAGGCTCCTGTTCCGGGCGGCCTGCCGGCGGGCGGCGGAACTGCGGGCCGAACGGCTCTACATCTCCGCCCATTCCGCCGAAGAGACGCAGGCCTTCTACCGCGCGCTGAACTGCACGGAGGCGGAAGAGCTCATGCCGGATCTGTTCGAACTTGAACCGTGCGACTGCCATCTCGAATTCCGGCTCTCCCCCGGCCGCGCATAA